tataTGACAAAGGGTGAAACACTACCAACTTAATGGAAGTGGATCTTTGATTTCCTTGGACTATGCAATAATTCATCATTCGATTGAATCTTCTTGTTCCTGAATGCTTTATAGAAAGAAATCTTCCACCGTGAAAGATTCATTTTGAGTCATAAGAGCAATCTTGTTTTTggaatctattttctctctcttcatttaatagattttaaatccaTGGACCACAGTTgtacgagattgttctcgtacatgaacctgatctaGATTCACCTGACAATATATTTTTCCAAATACTACATGTTCCTATGGCTTTTGCATCCATAAACAAAGACTTTGGATTAGGTCCTCTTATGATAACCATTTTTATACGGTGTCTAATCCAAATTTAGAATTTACTCAATGTGAAAGTCTcttgtaagaagagagagattgagtggaTTCCCGTACTaggatttgattcagattgaaaacAAAAGCATGCGTAATTATTACTTtatcatataaaataaaaaatcccatttaTGTTGATGTCCAGGCACGTTCATTGACCCACATTGGTGGTTGCTATTTCTTGCAAATTATTTAATGGTCTAACTCTAATACCtagtaaaaaaaatgttatatgtGTGGAGGATCGATGATATGGAGCATGATTAAAAATTAAACACGTGCAAATAGTATTGTATTGtaattactattttacccttatcgTTATTGATACATTATTTTCTCCGGGTTGCTGAtgttgataatgatgatgatgatgatacgaTGAATAAGGTGGGGAAATCAACGAAATGCACAAAGGGTGGTGGGTAGATGGTGGAGAGCGTGATCTTTCTGCCACAGGTGGTTTCAGAGTTATGGGAAAGTGTAGCGACACCTGCATTAGGATAGGAAGGGGATCACAAGATAAGCCGAACCAAACAAAAGATCAGTTCAATGCTCACACCCACCCCTGTCGGTGCTTAAGTATCAATGtactctctttccctctctctcgcTGGAGGGTGTGAATTGTGAAATGTTGTAGTCGATGGTTTGTAATGTGATTGTGGATCCAATTTTCGTAGAAGAACCATTTTTGTATGATTTGATCCATATATGGAAGTTATCACTCAGTTTTTCCTTGTGTGGATCAGATTCATTCAAGAATGGTTCTCCTGATCCGTTATCCTGTAATATGATTGtgaatatgtatgtatgttctacccaaaaaaaaaaaaaagaatatgtatgtatgtatgtatgaatatgtatgtttggttggTTGTGGTGTTTTAGTTTTGGTGTTTTCTTCCCATTATAAAAGGTTTGTCTAACtgagaaaaagaggaaaccgACGTAGATCCCACACACACGACACACCACGCATATATTTATCTTCATCTTCCAAGCCAAAACAGAGGTCAGGTCTTTCTtctatcttttattttgttgggACTGGAAAGTTGATGAGAAGGAATTGTATTATGCAGCTAACGAAGGTTCTGGTCACTCTCGACTCTCAAGTCTCATCACTCCTCTCTCATCATGTCGTATAATTATTCAGAAACATTAAGGACATATGAAAGGGAAGCTGCTAGCCTTGTCTCTTCACCAACCGAAACCCCTTTATACTGCACAGGCGATGGAAAACTTCTCAATGATGGCTTTAATTATGGTAGGGAGATCGGGTCCATACCAATTCAATAcgatcaatcaatcaatccgATACAGTTAATACAGCCGATCTGATATTAACAGTTAGAACCATGGCAGGTATTGATTTGGTACGTTATCAATCTGATACCGTTTAAAACCAGTAATACCGGAATATATCGTCCAATTGTGTGAGGTCGATCTATCAAAACACAAAAAGGGAAGGCTATTCAATCAGAAGAGTTACGTCTGACATGAAAAAGGTTACATTCtttgtttttagaaatctcTCTTCCCAAATCAGAACCCATGGAGGTTATATGAGGAAGCATATATAATCATTCATTtccccaacccaaccttggaaaCGGATCAGTTTTTTTGGACGTGAATCATTCTTTTATGTCACACATGGTATGGATATGTGTCCTTGCAACTGCCTAAATTTACTTCAAGCTTGGAAATTTTCATAAGCAACAAAAAGGTGTTtgaataatttaattatttggTGTGGGGAGTTTTGCAAGATGGGTTGCCATGTAAAATCAGACTAGCTAATGGGGTGAAACTAGATGGGATCTGACTCTTTTTGATAGAGCCCAGGGATCTGAGATTAATCCCACAGCCAGGAGGACTCGGGCATGCATCCCGAGACCACCCCAGCCGTGAGATCAGTCAGTCTCTGATCCCTGTTCTTCATGGAGAGGAATCTTGTTGGATGAGCTTTGGGCTTCATGGGTCTTTAGACTGACAACGGAATTTATGGTGGGAGAGTCTGTTTTAGAAGTGTGGTGTGTTTGATGATGTTTTGGAAGGggttatttcttctcttttgtaattaatgcaatttctttttctcataaaaaaaaaaaaaaaaagaaaagaaaaaatcttgagagagagagatcctccttaatttttaattaaggtgttattttaccaaaataatctttaccaaaagatttttttaatttttttttccaaaataatgaATGCACCTTGGTCATTGGTACTCGTACACGTGGAGGACtccacctaggggtgtcaatcggtatGGCCAGGTTGGTCTCGATCAAGCCTAATGGGGTTTGGaggtgtgaaatccttgcaccgtgaacgtccATTTACTTACACGGACCCGGGTTTAGAGGGCATGGTATGATATGTAATCGAGCCAATCGATGTCAGGGTTTAAttgggctaccttaaacgggccttataaAGGCCTTATACGAGCTATGagcctatttaattctaaacgggtTCTAAACGggcctaccctaaaatcattttttaaacagATTAAACTATTGACTTTAAAACTAATggaggataacattcacaattccaGAACCATATCCACGGGAATCatgtttttaaaatgtaatctaaaTTACAAGAATTACACTCTTCTTAACAATGGAATGATCCAATAACATTACAAACTTGAAATTGGGCTATTGATTCACTGGTATACATaatacaatgaaagaaaaagcctactTTGGGTAGCTGTCTTTTCCTTCAATTATTAGACTATTCTGGGATTTGTTTGACTATGTTAGTTTTTTATAAATATTCTACACATTGTTAGTGCTCAATCTTATTATTTCAATGAAAACCAAGCTACCTATCTGTGCCAAATGTCTATCTTTTCTCTATGTTGTCTTTCTTCATAGTGAAATCACAAAGGTCACCATATTTCTCATTGAAATCTCATATGTCCATTGTGTTGTAATCATCTATTAGTTTAGTCCTACATATTCCTTACTCATATTTTTGTAGTActagtggtaaaataggtatttacaatttaaacatttttttaaatgggGTTGGGTCGGTCGGGCTCATTAAGTCGGTTCTaacggctacttaagtgagtCAGGGCGGTCGGACACCTGATGGGCTACTACTCTGCACCATAAACGCCTGTTTAATAAACGGCCCGAGcttaagcccgacacatttattaaacaggCAGGTTCAAATCAGGCCTTATGTGAGTCGGGCTGGGTCAGGCCTACCGTTgcgggctcagaattgacacccctaactccACCTACATCATATGGTTGGACCTTTTTTTATTGCTCAATCATGTCCAAATATATTTCTTTGTAGAAGATTTCATTCCTGCATGGTCATAGTTTTGTCCATACTATTGAATCTTttcaagtcattaaaaaaaaaaaattNNNNNNNNNNNNNNNNNNNNAATGCTATACAACAGAAATATATGAACTAAAatttacaaataataataattttccaaaaaatattGTTGAGACAAACAGCGTAACTAAGGGATACAAACCTAACTACCCAGTATGAGAATTAGTCGATAAAATTATGCAACATATGTTGAACCAAACTCCAGTCCTCTGTTATTAtccaaaatgaaaaagaaaaaaaaaactccattttAAGGTCTTACACATAGACAGTGAAAGATATCATCAAAATAGAGTTAGCggaagagggttttttttttttaattaattagtttattattattattattattattattattattttgtgggggtgggggattaAGAGTAAATTAGAGGTGCAACCAGCCAGGCTAGGTCCGATTATCTAAGACTCCAGCCCCAACCTAGATCCCCTTGGCTCAAGTGCTCAACCCAGGCTTAATCCAGCTTGAGGTCAGGCTGGAAAAATTGTAGCCCATTGCCCAGCCGTACCAGGATTGAGCCGGGCAGGGTCGGGTTGGCCCttacttttttgttttgtttttttattttttttcagggTTAAGTAAAGCCAAGGTAGCCCTGGCGATATGTATGATATATAGAGCCAGACTAGGTTCAAACTTAGGTCTGGCTTGATCCTACCTCAGGCCTGAAAATTTCAACCCAAGCCCTATCGATCTCAAGGCAGATTGGGTAGCTCGGGCTTGCCAATCAAACCTTGCACCCCTATGTTGGGATGTCTAATGGACCAGAAGTAGCTAAAGTGGGGCCATCAAGTTGATGACTTAAACAAGTATGGATCCTATCTGATACCAAAGTTATTGTTCAATAGAGATGAAGAGGAAAATCTAACATGTAACACATGACTTCAAAGGCATTGCCTTTAAAACTCAATACTTGCAATGTTGAAAGAAGAATCAAATAAGGGAAGTTAACAAAGTATCTGAGACTCTGGAAGCAAGCTGTGCCAAAAAACACAAATTTGAGAAGCATGCCTTTCCACtggttttcaataaaattttcaatggaACTGATTAATCTTTAATTgataaaatggaaagaaagactgcAACAGAATGTTTCATTTATCTACATAAGAAAATAAGATGTTTTCTCGAGCAATGACATATAGCAAATTTATTATAAAAGGAGGTAAAGAATCAATCAAAGCCAAGTCTTAGATGATATCTTGTATTAAGAACTTGAATTATGTGTGAACTCAAAGCTAAAGACCTCATTGACACTAACTATAGTTCCTTAATTCTTAAACCACCCCTTCCCCTTCTCCCAAACAGAGggagtaaataaaaaaataaaaattccaatttAATCACTCCCTAAATCTATTCCTTGTTTGGGATTAATTTTCTGCTTGGATCAATTCAAAGGCTTccaagtagaaagatggattatACATAATCCTCAGTACCTTTTCTTGATCATAGCCTGGAAGTATAACTCCTTAGCTAGCAATTATGTGAGGAAACTAATCTGATTGGATTAAATGAAAATTACACAACATTTCCAAGCTTAATGTTCTTGTAGCAGAGTATATGGAAAAGTCACAGACAAAAGTgcattaaacaataaaaataaaataactataaTCAAATAAACAGAGTCATCACCAAGCTCCACTCTTACCACTTTCAGCTTACAATTCATAGACCTGTTTGCCAGTGAACTTGACCTCTATAGGACTCACATTCTTCCCAATGGATCGGTAGTTCACACCGACTCCTTCGCGGCCTGGGTTAACCTTCTCAGGGTAGACTCCATCCTTGGGGTGAAGATACTGAACCTCACCATTAGGGAAGACCCTGTAGAATTGATACTTGATCTTGTACTTGGACCTCAGCCTAGTCCCAAGTGCCAAACACTGTTCCTTCCTTGCCAATTTAAGCAGGTTGGGACCTTCCCTCATTATAGCTGCACCTCCAGTGGGCATCTCAAAAATCTGTTCCTTGGGAGATTCCCATGTGATGACGTAGAATTCCTCCTCTTGGGCTTTGCGCAATAACCCACCTGTGCTGCCACCAAAGATTGGGGAGGGAGTGTTTGGGTCCAATGAAGGTGGGGTGAAGCCTACTGGGGCTTCCTTAGTTCCAGTCTTCTCCTCTGCAGCTGCGGCTCTGATGGTTCTCTGTGACACAGAGAGATTGACAGGCCTGGGAATAGCAAAGGAGAAGGATGAGGATGGCTTCCAGGGAATAAGGGCACGGTTGCCAGAATTTGGAGTAGAGAGGGTTGGGGTGAACAGTGATGCTTGGGTTGCCATGGCCATTGAATGGTTGCAGGGAAAAGTGGCTGTAGCTGCTGTTACTTGTGGGATTGGGGATCACAGAGCCAAAGGTTGCTAGGTTGGTGGTGGGCTTTGGATATGTAGATTCGGATAAGGTCATATGTGTTGGACCAATGAGgatgcttgattttgatttgaattctcATCCACATTATCtaaatctcttttttctttattttggtcTAATGATAAAGTCCCCATGGGGGTATTTATGTAAATAAACGTAGGCACCTCTTGAGATCCTGATCAGACGGTAGTAAGCTGGTAAACTGTGCTTAACAAATCTTCATCCTTGCCGAAATTTGTTTTCTGTAAAGTTTATATGAAGAAAATAATTGACTAATTGTGTACCTGGGGGTTTCAAATTTCATCCTGAGCGGTTCGAACAAAACCAAAATGGACCAGATAAAGGCAAACCAAGCGCTTAATGGTTCGGTTTTAGTTTGgggtttcagaaaaaaaaaaaaaaaaaaaactgaaccgAAAAACACTGATAAACGCCgataaactgaaatcaaacctgATTGCAACTAAACCAATTCAAAACCGAACCGACTGTTAACACCCTTATTCGTACAAGAAGAAAATACTGTTTAAGACCTACCAATGCCTCATTGAATTGTCATATtataaaaatggagaaacaaatgGCTATTGTGCCAGATAAAtctttcaactatttaaacctaaaaagaaatAACCAAACCCTCTCTCGCTTTTGGACATCTAATGATACTAGTGGAttttttagtgacattatgtctgtaaaaaacgtttcgagtaacaaatttatcaaacaccaaaaaatccgttaaGACTCCATTTGATTAAAAGTCGAGTGAGATACAATTTTCCTTGGCAAAgtcaaaatgagaaaagaaagaactttTCAATGGCCCGTTTGAGGAGTGAAAGAATTTGTTCTATCCTTCAACTCTTCAAAACAAAGTGGGTGTGGGGGATGAACTTTttgttagaagaaaaaaattgtgtaGAATACTCACTGAATCAAGTGAAAACAGAAACAAAGCCACTGGCAGAGTCATTCCTACCCTCACATTTCAAATCTTAAGGGTTTCCAATTCCTAGGATCCTGTGAGTGAGCCTCACAGTCCAATCACACATCAGGATAAAAACAATTATgcaccccctttttattttaaagcATTCCAATGCCCAAGATCCTGTATGACATGTTCAGATAGGGCTATGAGCTAACTGTGAGATCATTTTGGTGAGGTaagtaaaacccaagggaaAAATTGTCAATTTGTTTCTCAGAAAGTATCCATCCTACAAAAACAGAATTAATTCATTTCTAATGCACCAAAATGGGCAATATCGAATATCGTTTGAGACATACCAGACGGTAAAACCGTATTGTAAAATCATAATAACTGATAATGTACATAGTAACTAGTCCTTGTTTTATAACTAGCTCTGCTCTTATGCAGGCATCAGCCGCAATCTCTCCTCAGAGGCCTGATTGCTCAGAAGTGCATTTTCTTCTGCTAGTAGTGACTGCAAATCACTGCCATTTGCTAAGCTATTGAACTCAACTGCCTTAGATGGCATAGCAGGATACCTTCGCTGAGCAAAAGTCATCAATCTCTTTACGGACTGGAGGTATTTACGTGTTGTCTCATCATTCATGATGTGAGCCACACTATTCGTGTAAATCTTCTCACGGGCTGAACGCTCATGGATACCAACCATAGTCACACCAATAGGCCAAGGTGCATTTCCGATGGCCAATTTGATATACTGGTCCATTGCAGCTAAGTAGTCTCGCTTCATACAGCATTCAACCATCACCAACATTGCTTGACGGATATCATCTGGAAGAACCTGCAATGGCAGTCGATACATCAGCAGCAGATGAGAGCACAGAGTAATTTCACCTCAGTACCACAATTGGAAGTCAGTATGGAAGATAAAagaattctcaaacaaaaaaatcacaGGGAGAAACAAAGAAAGGATATCAAGGAAAAATTTTGTAGAACTAGAGATTGTAGTTATGGTGGAGTCTGGATAAATtgctatttcctttcttttttccgtTGGGGAAAGATGTTTTATTGTCAAATAGCAGTTTTTCTGTAGCACtctatttctgttttatttgaCAACCAAAAAACAAGTAAAcaggaaatttttgaaaaacacaaaaagtTGCTTCGGAAAAATGGAAACctggtttctctctctttctcaaccTCTCAGTTTGTTCGGTGTATGTGGAGGTAGGAGTGTTTTATAAGTTTATGTCCTTGTGAACGCATCTGCCTTTTTGGAGATTGCACATAGTTATTTAAACCCTAAGTACCTAAACTTTGTCCCCTGCACTCCCCGAATTTGACgcatttattctcttttttcccctATTGTTTTTGGCGTGCCCCCATTTTTTCTCTAAGAACACAATGAAACCGATTGTTCAAGTTTTCTTAATTTCGACATCTCCTTTGATTTTTAATGCAATGTTCTCCATTTCCAAGCATTTGCAGTTTTGCAGTGTTCTAACATTTTTCTTCTATATTGGGCGCTATGTAGtctgaaaaaaatataaattccGTCAGATTGGTATATAAGGCTAAAAGCCACTTTGTGTGTGagcaaaaaaagaaacactGTTTTCATTTTgcaggagaaaaaaagggaaacaactTGAAACATATTGAACTGGACCTCAGTCATAAACTATAACAGTTATTGGGGACCACAAATCCCAGTATCaaagtttatttttgtttgaaCAAGTATCATGGTCTCACTCTAGAAAAGTGACTCCTTCccacccaaccccccccccccccaactacACAAGCCATAGATGCACTAGCAAGTGGCACAGGCAGTCATTTACAGGATCATCAATAATCCCATTTGTTGTAAATGATTGATTACCAATGGTCAGTAGGATGGCGTCATGTGCAGCAAAGCAAATTTCCATACAAAACAAATGAGCACACAGGCAAAGCCCATTAGGTTGGGCAGCTAGAGATCTCTATCTTGAAAGGGAAGACAAAAACCACACTGCAGGTTGACAAGCTTCAGCTGTACACATACTCATCTTTAAAGGGTATAAGAGCCCAGAAGGAAGTCAAATATCcacaaaaatcaatataaatgaCACAGGGCAatatttgttcttttaatctaatCTTTAGTTTCTTCTATTGAGGATAATGATTGAGCTGTTGTCTGCTAAAGAAAATATCCAAACAGAAAAGAATACACAATGAAACAGGACAATAAGGTAACATTCACCTATAATAATTAAGTTAGCAGAAATCCTACTAGAATAATGTTTCCCACAGGAAGAAAGTGGTTTATAATGATCAAGTCAGCTACTAAAACCATCCATATTCCGGGTCTCTGTCAAGAGTTGAGTTACCAAAACCATCCATATTCTGGGTCTGTCACTCAGTAATTTTGTTATTCTATATCGTAAGATCTGCGATAGACAAGAACATGGGTAGATGAAGAAAAAGTGCACAAACTCATTATCAATTGTCAAGTGTGGAGCCCCAATTACTATAGTGGCCAGAAAGTTTTCattaagaacaaaataaaagtaaatcTTGTAAAACTACAACACTCGGGCTAACATAATTAGTTGTAAACGTCCAGCCACCACATGCATCTTCCATTATTCACGTAGAAAAGAATTACTGATTTAGAACTGAAAATAAACTCTTCATCTACAAGTGAGGTAAAAGGTATACGGAGCTAATTTAACCTGAGTCAGTTTCCCAGCTGAAGTTAAAGGGCTTGAGGCATAATGCTCACATGGCAAACAAATGCTACCACTGTTCCCTGACCAACCAAATAACTTCCTTACATGCAACACCAAACCCAAATTTTATTGTGGACAATCATTAACACTCTTTTGTTCCACCATCCACTGTAATTAGACCATCACAAATCCAAATGAGGCGAGGGAGATTGATTTCACCCATATTAATTAGGAAAAACATAGTCAGGAACCAAACTTGCAAACTTGAAatcctctttttctttgataTATAACCATCGGACAGTCAGAATTGTTAACCACTAGTTTATTTTTCCCCCTTATTCTTTACACAAGATAGTTTCGGTGGCTCTGGACTTTATCCAAAAGCAGTTTAAGATGAATCTCTACTTAGGAGGCACAATTACAAATTTGACACCAATGGCTCATGTTATTCTTTTCACCAGACACCATTATATCCCTCGCTCTAATACCACGGTGAACTCTAGCAAATTCTATCTCCAGATTTGACATAACAGAGGCCTACAGAAGCAATATAATATGGTTGACAGAATTGTCAACCCAACTAGTTTCCATTTGACTTCAGTTCATTGCTCAAAACACTTCGTATTAAATATGAAAACCATACCCAAACTCCTTTAAAGTAAATCACCAGGATTAGGCTCTATGGAACTGATATTGGGGTTGTTTGTTATAGTACTAGACTACAGACGTCTGTGGATCAATTATTATACTTTATAAGGAAATTCACAAGGATTCACAAGCCTTTCCGTTCATATAATACACCAAGACCTCAACTTTATTCTATTGTTTACCAGGAATTATAAATGGTTAAAACTCAATAACAGTTGAAAAAAAAGGGGCTCAACCAGAGAGGATATGCAGTTTTGTAAGGGTAAAAAACGGagtgaaaggaagaaaaggatcGAGTACCTTCTTCCGGCAAAACTTGAAGAGAGGATGGAGATAGCGAGCGCACTGCTTGAATGTAGCTACCATGCCTTTCCCTTTGGCAGTCCTCTTCTCCGTCTCGGACATGTCGTCAAGCTCCTGTTTCCACTCATTCAAAAGCCTTTTAAAGAAAACAAGGATCTTATCCTCATCACATAAATCCTCGAAATTCGATTTCATCCGCTTCAAATCCTTATCGGCATCAACACCAGAGGAACATCCATCCCCACTCATGTCATCATCACCACCTCCACCGGCATCCCCATCTTCGATGCCATCCTCCTTATTCTTCCGTTTCCGGTCACTCATAAGCCCCGTTTTCTGTCGCTTCCTCAACTCCGCGATGTCCCTTAAGAAGTCGTTCGTCTGACCTTCGGTCATATCACTGTCAACCTCGAAAACACCGGCCTTGAGCGTGAGCTTCAGGCGATCGAGCCGAGAATCATCGTCTTCTCCAAAGAGGGTGATGGGTTGCTTAAGAAAACGGAGGCGGCGGATAACTTCTTGCCTGGGGAGAACAAGTTCATCGATCTTCTGCTCATCGGTgagtttttctagggttttggaggaAGATGGTAGGTCCGATTTGGAATTAGGGTTTGAGGCGTGGGAGGTGGCGGAGGTGGTGTCAGGAGTGGAGTTTTGTTGTTTCTCGCGGAGGGATTTGGCTTCCAAATCCCGCTTCTCTTCCTCGCGAAGCCTCTGGATCCTCTTCTGCTCGATCTCTGAGCGTTTGAAGACCCTCTTACCTCCCACATCTTGTGCTAAACTCTGTCTCTTCTTCAACAACTCTTTTTTCAGTAGATCCATCTCTTCGATCTCTCCTTTCctctcgcctctctctctctctctctctctctctctccagcaaTCTGCGTTTCCGTTTCGAGGTTGGGGTGCTGGACTCCTGGACTCCCGGGAATGAAATCGAAGGAAGGCGGTGGGTATTTTCGTCCAGTTAATAACTTTATCGATTATAAGGACAGAGGGTCGCGACTTTGAGTTGGAGTCAAAGTCGAAGTCGAAGTCGAAGTCGAAGTCGAAGTCGGGATCAGTGTAATGTGTCTTTCCCACGAGGTGCAGATTTTAACAGTTGGATAGTATCAATTGGAGAATATCCAATCTGACGTCCAATGAGTTACATTTTaaggaaaattacttgattacccatttatgggtttttatttacaaaattacccaccaaaagtttcaattaacaaaaatactcaaaattagattttcttccacaaaattacccacttaaagtttaagttaacaaaaatacccaaaattgagtttgggtttacaaaactatccacacaaagtttcaataataaaaaaatatatgattgcatgtgaaagatgaagactcactattttgggtagttttgtaaatccaaacctgattttgggtatttttgttaactgaaacttggggtgggtagttttgtaaacccaaactcaattttatgtatttttattaactaaaactttttatgggtaattttgtaaagaaaaacccaaaagtggataatcatgtaatttttcctacaTTTTACAGGGATGAAGTGACCAAAATATCCTCACTACCCGAGACTACCCTTTTAATATTTCCTTCGAACAGAGAGAGGCaagggaaaaaggagaaaaggctACGGAGGAGTGTTGGAAGCGGTAGAGATGACGACCATTCGAAGGTTTTGCTGCAACGATCTTCTTCGATTCGCTTCTGTAAATCTCGATCATCTCACTGAGACTGTGAGCGTTCTCGTCCCTCTTAATTTTT
This Macadamia integrifolia cultivar HAES 741 chromosome 10, SCU_Mint_v3, whole genome shotgun sequence DNA region includes the following protein-coding sequences:
- the LOC122091705 gene encoding pre-mRNA-splicing factor 18, with translation MDLLKKELLKKRQSLAQDVGGKRVFKRSEIEQKRIQRLREEEKRDLEAKSLREKQQNSTPDTTSATSHASNPNSKSDLPSSSKTLEKLTDEQKIDELVLPRQEVIRRLRFLKQPITLFGEDDDSRLDRLKLTLKAGVFEVDSDMTEGQTNDFLRDIAELRKRQKTGLMSDRKRKNKEDGIEDGDAGGGGDDDMSGDGCSSGVDADKDLKRMKSNFEDLCDEDKILVFFKRLLNEWKQELDDMSETEKRTAKGKGMVATFKQCARYLHPLFKFCRKKVLPDDIRQAMLVMVECCMKRDYLAAMDQYIKLAIGNAPWPIGVTMVGIHERSAREKIYTNSVAHIMNDETTRKYLQSVKRLMTFAQRRYPAMPSKAVEFNSLANGSDLQSLLAEENALLSNQASEERLRLMPA
- the LOC122091708 gene encoding photosystem I reaction center subunit II, chloroplastic, which translates into the protein MAMATQASLFTPTLSTPNSGNRALIPWKPSSSFSFAIPRPVNLSVSQRTIRAAAAEEKTGTKEAPVGFTPPSLDPNTPSPIFGGSTGGLLRKAQEEEFYVITWESPKEQIFEMPTGGAAIMREGPNLLKLARKEQCLALGTRLRSKYKIKYQFYRVFPNGEVQYLHPKDGVYPEKVNPGREGVGVNYRSIGKNVSPIEVKFTGKQVYEL